CAAAGTGAATTTGAAGAGCATGAAGCGCCACCTGCTGGATTTTTATAAATAGGCAGTAAGGACAAGATGCTCCGTTGAAGTATCCGGACATCTTGGTACCTGAAGCCGACACTGGATGACCAAAGCCAAAAGCTTTGGTTTTTTGTTGCCTTTTATTTTCCCCGGGGTTGAAATCCTTTCCCCCGGATTGAAATGCCGGGCTATCCTCTTCCGCAAATGCCCGCAAAATCACAGTACTGGCAATGGCTGACATCGGGTGTTTGGTCGAAGGCTACAGTTGGGTCGAACAGTTCGGCCAGCACGTTACGTACCTGCGTTTCAAAAGCTTCGAGCACGGTGTGGATGTTTTGATGCGACACTACTTCATCTGCCGCTTTGTGTATCAACTGCACCTGATTGCTGTATTGTTGCAGGTGCCGCACCGCAATGAGTGCCGGTTCAAAATTGCGCTGGGCAGGAAACTTCTGCCGAAACATCCAACTGTAGAGTAGCGTTTGCGCAGCAGCTTTGTTTTGTTTGTTGCCATCACGTTCAAAAAGGGCTTCCAGCGAATGAAACGATGGGTTATCGCTACCTGTTTTGTAATCCACCATCCGCACTACGCCATCTTTTTCATCCACACGGTCTACGTAACCACTCAGCACTACTCTTTTCATGCTGCCTTTAATGGGTACAGTAAAAGATTCATCGAGTTTTACTTCTAAACTTTTCAAAGTAAATGGAGCATAATCCTCATCCACCCGCAACAACAAATCGACATACTGCAACACAATGGCCCGCACAATATGCAGCTCTCCCGTAATCTCAAACGTGCCTTTGATTTCTTTGCGCCGCCATGCCAACCGAAACGCTTCGTTTACCAATCGTTCCTTGTGCTCTTGCATCCATTGCACAGCAACTTTGCTAATGGCGTTATTGAATGTTGAGCCGCATTCGGTGTAGAGCAGCTCCATGAGTTTGTGCACCACTTTACCCACTGCAGAAGCTTCTACGGCTTCTTCCAATTCTTCAGGAGCTTCAATACGGGCCAGGTATTTAAAGAAAAATTGCAGCCGGCAATTGAGGTACGTATTAATGGCCGATGGCGAGATGGTTTTAGGCGACTCTTGCATGTGGTATATAGAGAGTAGCCGCATCACAGCATCATCTTTTGCTACCGTTATTTCGGGCCACGCATCTGGCGCCACCTGATAACTTACTTTGGAGTGATGCACCGGAATTTTCGATTCAAATTCCAACTGCTGCACAAAGCGGCTCACTTCTCCCGTGCTGTTGTCCGTTACCAATGCATTGTACACCAGCTGTAGCTGTTGAGTACGATGCAGCAACCGATAAAACACATATGCAAAAATGGCATCCTGATGCTCGGGCACCGGCAGGCCAAAAGCACGTCGCACATTGTCGGGCAAAAAAGAATCGGGTGGTTTGATACGGGGCAAGCTTCCTTCATTGGCACCGAGCACAATGAGTTCATCAAAATCGAGGCCGCGACTTTCCAGCAAACCCATGAGCTGCACACCTTGCAATGGTTCGCCTTCAAAAGGTACGCTCAGGCTACCAAGTTGCTTCATGAGTAAGCTGCCCATGAAATACAAATCGGGTTGGGGCCGCAAGGCTGCAAACAATGGCTCCAACTGTTGCAGGGTTTTCCAAACAGTGGTACACAATCCTTTCGTCATGTGATCGGACTTTGCAACAGGTAGTTGTATCAGCAACTCCATCATTTCCCGCAGTCGCTGAAAGGCTTCCATATCGGCCATCATACGGCCAAACAATAAAGCACTCGCTTTAGATAATGATGCTAATGCAGTAACAGGTACCCGAATCAGGTTTTCCCGCAATATTTTTTCCTGCAGCTTGGCAAGGTCTTCTCTGCCAGCATCGCAGAGCGGATGCTCCAGCCAGCGGCGGGCAATGGTATGATGAACGCTTTTGTATTGATGCTGCAGCATTTCCTGCTGTACCTCAAAAAATAATTTCAGCACACTGTACACATGGCTTTGCTGTAGCGGATAGCCCATGGTGATATTGACCTGCTGCATACTTGCTGGCAGCGATTGTAACACCGGTATCAGCAAGCTTTCATCGGCCAGTAAAATACCAATGCGTTTGTTGTCCTGTTGTTGTTGCGCAATGTGTTGCCACCAACGGTCTATTTGTTTGGCCTGTGCCATTTGCCCCTCTGTGGCCGTCACCTGTATGGGCAGAGTTCGCTGTGCGATGCTGCTGAGCAAGGGCAGCTCATTGCGCAAGCCCACTACTTCAAAATTGCGGCGCAAAAAATCACCTGCTTCCTGATGTGCCTGCTGCACATACCAGGTATCGGCATCAAACCAGCAGCTGGCATAGCCTGCATCGTTCCATGCTTTGATGAAAGTTTCCTCGGCTTTGTTGAACGCATTGAACCCCACAAATGCCACATGCGCCCAATGTGTTGACAATTGTTGCAACGTGTCGGCATCTGTAGCCAACTGACGGTACAACCTACCCATGGTAGTGTAGTGACTATCGGAAAGCAATTGCTGAAATACATGGTAGATAGCAGGCAGCCGCTCCCACAAGCGGAGAAATTTTTCCTGAATATTTCCTTTGTCAATGGTGCCCTTCCAAAAGATTTCAAAAAGGCCCGCTGCTCTTCTGTGAGTTGATCGAATCGTTTGTCAATGCTTTCGATATCATATAAAATCTGGCAGATGTCTTCCACGTTCACCAGATAGCTGTCTATCTCCCGAAAATCTTTGAGGATGGTTTCGCCAATGGAAAAGAAGACATCGAACGGAGGAATATCTGTATCGCCTTTTTCTTTGGCTATTTGTACATAGGCTTCGTACAAAGCAAAACCCTGTGTTAGGTTGTCGGCTACTTGCATGCTGCCCGACTTTGCCACCAACTCTTCGATGGTAAGCAACTCAGGCAAAAAGCAAGGCGGCGCTGCCAGTTGCTGTAAATAGCTGGAGAAAAATACTGCCTGCCGACGGTTGGGAAATACCACTGCCAGCTCATGCAATTGGCCTTTGAAACGCTCCAGCAATTGCGTGGCTACTATCTGTAAAAAAGGTTGCATACTCATGTTACGCTCTTGCATTTACGTTCACCGATTTCTTTTCCAAACCATAAATCACAAAACCACTCACCTGCTTAAAACCCATGGCCGATAATTGCTCCATGTATGCCTGTACTTGCTGCTGATGCTTTTCTTTTTGATCATCGGCTGCAGTAAATTTAAAATCATACACCAGGCAGCTATCCTGATTGTACAACACCAAATCTGGGCGGCGCAGTTGTCGGTCGGCAGTCAGCATATTGCGTTCGGCCAATCGTTTGTACTGCCCGCTGTGCCAAGGTTGCAACGCATCCATGTTGAGCATATCGGTCAAAGTTTGTTCGAGTTTTACTTGCTGATAATCATCTACCCAACCTTCGCGGCGCAACCGTTGCAATGCATCGGGTAGCTCATTGGGATGCGATAATTTACTCAGTAACTCATGCAGTAATACACCTTGCTTTCGGGGCAGGCTTTGCTCTTCGCCATCTTTCACATCAATACCTGCACTGCGAACGGATAATACATTTCGCCAGTTGGTAAACAAGAGTGGGTCTTGTTGTGTCGGCGTTGCCGGCTCCTTCTTTTCTTTTACTGCAACTATTTTACCCACCGTCCATTGCTGTACATCTTTACTCCATCCATTACGGACGTCAACATAGTCAGCAGAAGATAGCGGTGTTTGGCTTTCTGCTACGGTCCGCATCAATTCGCCCACATTTTTGTAAGGAAAACTGTCTTTTGTTTTAGTTGCTTTTTCTTTCGCAGGCGCCCACCCATACAAGCGTTGTTTGGCACGGGTAAAGGCCACGTACAACACATTGAGATTATCCATGGCCGTGAGTACCAATTCTTCGTAATAGGCTTCAGCAAAGGCACTCAGTGCCAGTTCCTTTTTGTATTGCACCGGCACCATGCTAATGCTGTTGAAATCCGTTTGGCTATTGTCTGTCCATAAGGTAGGCGCCATGGGGCCACCCTTGGGTAAAATATCCCAATCCAAAAATGGCATGAGCACAATATTGTAGGCCAGCCCTTTCGATTTGTGAATCGTTACTACTTCTACCGAATTTTCTGTAGCGGTGGCAGGCAAGGAAGACTTGTGTCCGTCTTCATCCCAATACAGTAAAAATTCTTGCAGGCCGGCATCGCCATAGCGAAGCCATTCCTGCACTTTATCAGTAAATGCCAGTAGATAAGCAGCATGCTTAGGCACAGTTGACAATTCAAATAAAATGATGAGCTGATTGATGAGTTCGAGCAAAGGCAACTGCTTCAATGCAGATGCGTTATGTTGTAACTCATATGGCAATACAGCATTATCGCCATTACTGGCAAATACTTCCAGCCGGTTGGTGGCAGCACCATTTTGCAAATAGATTAGCTGTCGTAGCTGAGCCAATGCAATGGTATGCTTCGGATTATTCAACCAGCGCAAGGCACAGAGCAGCATTTGTATGGCCTGATTGTTTTTCAGCATTAGGGCATCACCTGAAATGACACCAAATGGAATAGCATTTGCATTCTGCATGGCCACCAGAAATTCCACAATCGTTCTTGCTTCGCTATTGGTTCTGGTAAGGATGCTCAAATCTGAAGGCCGGTATCCTTCTTTCAGCAGTTCTTGTATTTGATTGTACAACAGTGGCAATACTTCATCGGTGTAGTTCATGTCTTCTTGCAGCACTACATACTGCATGGATACATAACCATTGTCGGCGGCCGATGCTGGTATTTGCTGAAAGCTGTCAGCATAGGCATCATTAAAAATGCTATCGTAGCCTTTGGCAGTAAGCAGCTGCCGGGTAGCAGCAGGTGCAGCGGCTATTTCTGCAGACAAACTTGCTTGCAACAACTGCGGCGCCAAATGAAACAACAGGTTGTTGAAATGGATAATTTGAGTGGTGCTTCGATAATTATCCTGCAAGGTTTTTACCTGTGGTCTGAACGCTTGAAGCTGATGCTGCACGGTACTGAGCAGCAAGCGCCAATCGCCATTGCGCCAGCGGTAAATGGCTTGCTTTACATCTCCTACTATCAGGTTATAATTGCCTTGTGCAAGGGTTTCAGTAAGCAGGGGCAAAAAATTATCCCACTGAAAACTACTCGTATCCTGAAACTCATCAATCAGGTAATGCTGATAACGATGCCCGGTTTTTTCATAAATAAAAGATGCGTTAGTATCCTTTGTGAGCTCCCGCAGCAGGTGGTGTGTATCACTAATCAGCAATGCATTGTTGTCTTTGCGATAGGCTGCCAATTCTTCTGCAAACACCCGCATCAACCGCAGCATGCCCAGGTTTTGGCGAATGGCTTTTGCAGTGGTATACGGCACAACGTCTTCTTCATACCAACCCATGAGTTGTTGCAATCGGCGTTCGATGACTGGCTGCAATTCAGCGATGCGCTGTCGGGTTGCAGCGTCGGCTTTCTTGGGTGCCATTTTATCAGGGTTATCGGCAACCTCTTGCACTCTTGTACTTGGCGCTGTTAACTGCCCTTCCGCTGCTTTAAAAAAATAGTTGATGAAGCCGCTTTTGCCATAATGAAAATCCTCTCTGTCTAAACCGGCTGCTGCAACAGCATCTACAACGGCTTTGCCGGTTTCTGACCATCGCTTTTCAATACCCTGAATGGTAGCCTGTACTTGTTTGTTAAGTGCTGCAAATGCAGCTTGCACTTGTTCATCATCAAACTGTGCCATGGCTTCTTCAAAGCTTTTGAATTTCTCTTTGAAAAGTTCATTGGCCAATCGCAGCATGTCTTGTCTAAAATCCCAACGCTTGCCTTCTTCCAATCTTTCTTTGGCAATGCCAATTACCCAGTCTTGCAGGTCTTTGTCATCATCCAATCGCAGGTACAAACGTTCAGCTAAATCTTCTTTCACCAAATCCTGACTCAGTTGCAATTTGAATCCGCCATCAATACCCAGCTCCCAGGCAAAGGAGCGGATAATGCGTTGCACAAATGCATCTATCGTGGTAATGGAAAAACGGGAGTAATCGTGTAAGATGAGTTGGTACACTTTGGTAGCCTGAGCAGCAATCGCCGGGGCATCCAAGTTGGGTAGTTGGGTGAGCAATGCTTGCTCATAAGGCTTAGCCTTTTCATGGCCGGTTGCCAGCCATCGGAGCACATGCAGAATCCGTTCTT
The Phnomibacter ginsenosidimutans genome window above contains:
- a CDS encoding PD-(D/E)XK nuclease family protein gives rise to the protein MAQAKQIDRWWQHIAQQQQDNKRIGILLADESLLIPVLQSLPASMQQVNITMGYPLQQSHVYSVLKLFFEVQQEMLQHQYKSVHHTIARRWLEHPLCDAGREDLAKLQEKILRENLIRVPVTALASLSKASALLFGRMMADMEAFQRLREMMELLIQLPVAKSDHMTKGLCTTVWKTLQQLEPLFAALRPQPDLYFMGSLLMKQLGSLSVPFEGEPLQGVQLMGLLESRGLDFDELIVLGANEGSLPRIKPPDSFLPDNVRRAFGLPVPEHQDAIFAYVFYRLLHRTQQLQLVYNALVTDNSTGEVSRFVQQLEFESKIPVHHSKVSYQVAPDAWPEITVAKDDAVMRLLSIYHMQESPKTISPSAINTYLNCRLQFFFKYLARIEAPEELEEAVEASAVGKVVHKLMELLYTECGSTFNNAISKVAVQWMQEHKERLVNEAFRLAWRRKEIKGTFEITGELHIVRAIVLQYVDLLLRVDEDYAPFTLKSLEVKLDESFTVPIKGSMKRVVLSGYVDRVDEKDGVVRMVDYKTGSDNPSFHSLEALFERDGNKQNKAAAQTLLYSWMFRQKFPAQRNFEPALIAVRHLQQYSNQVQLIHKAADEVVSHQNIHTVLEAFETQVRNVLAELFDPTVAFDQTPDVSHCQYCDFAGICGRG
- a CDS encoding UvrD-helicase domain-containing protein — protein: MSATNRSSFDIYKASAGSGKTFSLTLHYLQLVLQQPHLYKRILAVTFTNKATAEMKERILHVLRWLATGHEKAKPYEQALLTQLPNLDAPAIAAQATKVYQLILHDYSRFSITTIDAFVQRIIRSFAWELGIDGGFKLQLSQDLVKEDLAERLYLRLDDDKDLQDWVIGIAKERLEEGKRWDFRQDMLRLANELFKEKFKSFEEAMAQFDDEQVQAAFAALNKQVQATIQGIEKRWSETGKAVVDAVAAAGLDREDFHYGKSGFINYFFKAAEGQLTAPSTRVQEVADNPDKMAPKKADAATRQRIAELQPVIERRLQQLMGWYEEDVVPYTTAKAIRQNLGMLRLMRVFAEELAAYRKDNNALLISDTHHLLRELTKDTNASFIYEKTGHRYQHYLIDEFQDTSSFQWDNFLPLLTETLAQGNYNLIVGDVKQAIYRWRNGDWRLLLSTVQHQLQAFRPQVKTLQDNYRSTTQIIHFNNLLFHLAPQLLQASLSAEIAAAPAATRQLLTAKGYDSIFNDAYADSFQQIPASAADNGYVSMQYVVLQEDMNYTDEVLPLLYNQIQELLKEGYRPSDLSILTRTNSEARTIVEFLVAMQNANAIPFGVISGDALMLKNNQAIQMLLCALRWLNNPKHTIALAQLRQLIYLQNGAATNRLEVFASNGDNAVLPYELQHNASALKQLPLLELINQLIILFELSTVPKHAAYLLAFTDKVQEWLRYGDAGLQEFLLYWDEDGHKSSLPATATENSVEVVTIHKSKGLAYNIVLMPFLDWDILPKGGPMAPTLWTDNSQTDFNSISMVPVQYKKELALSAFAEAYYEELVLTAMDNLNVLYVAFTRAKQRLYGWAPAKEKATKTKDSFPYKNVGELMRTVAESQTPLSSADYVDVRNGWSKDVQQWTVGKIVAVKEKKEPATPTQQDPLLFTNWRNVLSVRSAGIDVKDGEEQSLPRKQGVLLHELLSKLSHPNELPDALQRLRREGWVDDYQQVKLEQTLTDMLNMDALQPWHSGQYKRLAERNMLTADRQLRRPDLVLYNQDSCLVYDFKFTAADDQKEKHQQQVQAYMEQLSAMGFKQVSGFVIYGLEKKSVNVNARA